The Montipora capricornis isolate CH-2021 chromosome 1, ASM3666992v2, whole genome shotgun sequence genome contains a region encoding:
- the LOC138052753 gene encoding leucine-rich repeat-containing protein 45-like: MEEFYKRYVRICREQHSYPLEAVSNHIQSYLEGGEVSSLSSEGMTKLELSGYNLTPDDCNALATALTDDLYFEELNLCDCLLSEEASKILLRGLMENQSIKRLNLKGNNIRSGAAEMLGQFLKKNSSVRSLLVEWNSLGLWDNGMRAVSEGLAVNQSLLFLDLRNNQVSHEGASQLAVALKKNHSLRGLDLRWNNIGLLGGRELLEALKYNKGLIGLELTGNNIPQDIIQALSIAIQQNSDRQVTFEEHRIKTEALTRELEMVHESKRLEVSSLKEEINQQRSNQEQLSRSTQIQIHQLKVALDDRKSAFDALSTKLSTTESELLTSRKTFSEQKVVVNNLTTELQEERQRMVNIEQQHRKKVNEILERNQELEQTVSALQRKNKGLENKICSLEEDMVRMEQQFVEKGKASDLKFQAELLDTENKLQKELNQLQKKALEYRETTKGKVKKLEEERNSFEEEVSNLRTQLVSLRLTSEEELRNTKTRLKQEEIARSRQYDEHISQVQASQNELQLLNTKQLAQIAELQSQLNTINRDNEVFKRQVDSLKQQLELRDADFKSEVSRSRLELDAERKTQADLRDKIADLEDKISEMTRKHKEAMIMKDNQLEQLNEKMRAKENDIRTMQEEEMRRAELLEKAIYSYVSSTKSGSRPGSPYRS; the protein is encoded by the exons ATGGAAGAATTTTATAAACGCTATGTTAGAATTTGTAGAGAACAACATAGTTACCCTTTGGAAGCTGTTTCAAATCACATTCAAAGCTATTTAGAGGGCGGAGAAGTGTCCAGTTTGAGTTCAGAAGGAATGACCAAGTTGGAACTTTCCGGTTATAACTTGACTCCAGATGATTGCAATGCGCTGGCTACGGCTCTCACAGATGACCTGTACTTTGAAGAACTCAATCTTTGTGACTGTTTGCTGAGCGAGGAAGCGAGCAAAATCCTTTTACGAGGATTAATGGAAAACCAGTCTATCAAAAGATTGAATTTGAAGGGCAACAATATTCGTTCTGGTGCTGCTGAAATGTTAGGCCAATTTCTCAAGAAAAACTCTAGTGTTCGCAGTCTTCTTGTTGAATGGAATTCGCTTGGATTGTGGGACAATGGAATGAGAGCTGTTTCCGAGGGATTAGCTGTCAATCAAAGTTTACTGTTTCTTGATTTGAGAAACAATCAGGTTTCACATGAAGGGGCGAGTCAACTTGCTGTAGCATTAAAAAAGAATCACTCTTTGAGAGGCTTAGATTTGAGATGGAATAATATCGGTCTTCTGGGAGGAAGGGAGCTGTTAGAAGCTTTGAAGTACAACAAAGGGCTCATAGGATTGGAATTGACAG GTAATAACATTCCTCAAGATATCATCCAGGCATTGTCTATTGCCATCCAGCAGAATAGTGACAGACAGGTAACATTTGAAGAACACAGGATCAAAACTGAAGCATTAACGAGAGAATTGGAAATGGTGCATGAGAGCAAACGTTTGGAG GTCTCAAGTTTAAAGGAAGAAATAAATCAACAACGATCCAATCAGGAACAGCTCAGTAGAAGCACACAGATTCAGATTCACCAGCTAAAGGTGGCTTTGGATGATCGCAAATCAGCATTTGATGCATTATCAACTAAGCTCTCAACTACAGAATCTGAATTACTTACCTCTAGAAAAACGTTTTCAGAGCAAAAGGTTGTGGTCAATAATCTGACAACAGAGCTGCAAGAGGAAAGACAAAGAATGGTAAACATCGAACAACAACATAGAAAGAAAGTGAATGAAATCCTTGAGAGAAATCAGGAACTAGAGCAAACTGTCAGTGCCCTTCAGAGAAAGAATAAAGGCTTAGAGAACAAAATTTGCTCTTTAGAAGAAGATATGGTTAGAATGGAACAGCAGTTTGTAGAGAAAGGAAAAGCAAGTGATCTAAAATTCCAGGCAGAGTTGTTAGACACtgaaaacaagttgcaaaaagagTTAAATCAGCTGCAAAAGAAAGCTCTTGAATATCGAGAAACCACAAAGGGCAAAGTGAAAAAACTGGAAGAAGAAAGAAACTCTTTTGAGGAGGAAGTGAGTAATTTAAGAACTCAGTTAGTTTCCCTGAGATTGACATCTGAAGAAGAGCTGCGTAACACCAAGACAAGATTGAAACAAGAAGAAATTGCAAGGTCAAGGCAATATGATGAACACATTTCACAAGTGCAAGCATCACAGAATGAACTGCAACTACTGAACACTAAACAGTTGGCACAAATTGCAGAATTGCAATCACAGCTTAACACTATTAACAGAGATAATGAGGTCTTTAAAAGGCAAGTGGACAGTCTTAAACAGCAATTAGAACTCAGGGATGCAGACTTCAAAAGTGAAGTCAGTCGCTCACGACTTGAACTTGATGCAGAAAGAAAGACACAGGCAGACCTCAGAGATAAAATTGCAGATCTGGAGGACAAGATATCTGAAATGACTAGGAAGCACAAAGAAGCCATGATTATGAAAGATAACCAATTAGAACAACTGAATGAAAAGATGAGGGctaaagaaaatgacataagaACAATGCAAGAGGAAGAGATGAGGAGAGCTGAACTTCTGGAAAAAGCTATTTATAGTTATGTTTCAAGTACAAAAAGTGGTTCTCGGCCTGGCTCTCCGTACAGATCATAG